In Sphingobacterium zeae, one genomic interval encodes:
- a CDS encoding ABC transporter permease, whose protein sequence is MEKFNPQFLYLGFSDQARSLILKTQTTDMEKLIQKLASLYRSFPTDIPFSYSFLDERYAQTYQAEVKTGKLLSIFAGLTIFVACLGLFGLAIFTANQRRKEIGIRKVVGATVPDITRMLSTEFVKLVLIAIIISSPLAWWMMHKWLENFSYRIEMQWWMFVLAGALAVFIALITVSSQAIRAALTKPVDSLRDE, encoded by the coding sequence ATGGAGAAATTTAACCCGCAATTTCTCTACCTCGGTTTTAGCGATCAAGCCAGGAGTTTGATTCTCAAAACCCAAACAACCGATATGGAGAAGCTCATTCAAAAATTAGCGTCTCTCTATCGTTCCTTTCCAACAGACATTCCATTCAGCTATTCCTTTCTGGATGAGCGATACGCACAGACCTACCAAGCAGAAGTGAAAACGGGTAAGTTACTGAGCATCTTTGCGGGGCTGACCATTTTTGTGGCCTGCCTTGGTTTATTTGGCTTGGCTATTTTCACAGCCAATCAACGTAGAAAAGAAATTGGGATCCGAAAAGTTGTTGGAGCTACAGTGCCCGACATCACACGCATGCTTTCCACGGAGTTCGTCAAACTCGTACTAATTGCCATTATCATTTCTTCACCCCTAGCTTGGTGGATGATGCACAAATGGTTAGAAAATTTTTCATACCGAATTGAGATGCAATGGTGGATGTTTGTACTAGCAGGCGCGCTAGCCGTTTTTATTGCTTTAATTACGGTAAGTTCACAAGCGATACGTGCTGCCCTAACAAAACCTGTCGACAGTCTACGTGATGAATAA
- a CDS encoding ABC transporter permease: MNFTNFKIAWRNIEKKKVQNLINLIGLTCGITFLLLVSAYVWDVHQVNSNIKNIDRQFLLQSKYKKEGFGINLTTLGALPKALYEEYPNLVSNYYRIDGLTGIVANGATVHEEGMSLGDPSLLTMFGFHILAGNANTALNNPFSVVISDKAAIKYFGHVDVLGKSLQIKNFKGEKQDFEITAIIKSDVQNAIMDLTKNMHADIFLPITNEQFFGRSIDNWNNPYIAGYIELKPGVSLNRVDAAIETLVRKNTDKEFSSEYSPDLKPLKTYYLDDNQGAVRKMIQTLVWTATFILIMAIINFVNFSIAQHITRLKEIGVRKMMGSSRMQLIRQLMTEYILIVAIAALISLPIYFITSPIFEHVLMRKLPSLVELPIYFFGLLVIMTLFIGLSAGLYPAIKLSNVAILPAVKSQFSTLEGKQLVRKILLFFQFGVALLLLVCTLIISKQVDLFLHSNLGYNKDYLLTVQVPRDWSVNGVRKMETVQQELSQQPEVKSISLSYETPGLLGSNMQPAFGTTDDREIQVQRITSDSHFLETYEIPLVAGTFLPKNYVANANNNPVVINKKAMNDFGFKNAEQAIGQQIALADPSYKMTIVGVADNFVANSLHQASPPIVWTDVQESLQYRYFSIRLQQGSLSNALQQLEKKWKTLLPDAPFEYQFMDERIKNLYETELQLHRASQIATVVSLLIVVLGLTGLISLSIHLRNKEVGIRKVLGASLAHLMLLFSKEYYGIFLFAALTTVPLSYLLMQYWLQNYIIRIEINAFTYLLPLGTLIGLLSLLVGIIVFRSTRFNPVEKLRDE, encoded by the coding sequence ATGAACTTTACAAACTTCAAGATTGCTTGGCGAAATATCGAAAAGAAAAAAGTGCAAAATCTGATCAATTTAATCGGATTGACCTGCGGTATTACTTTTCTACTACTTGTGAGCGCCTATGTATGGGATGTACATCAAGTGAATAGCAATATCAAAAATATTGATCGGCAATTTTTGTTGCAAAGCAAGTATAAGAAAGAAGGATTTGGTATTAACTTAACTACATTAGGGGCACTCCCAAAAGCTTTATATGAGGAGTATCCCAATCTGGTCTCTAATTATTATCGGATTGATGGATTGACCGGTATCGTAGCAAACGGTGCGACAGTACATGAAGAAGGCATGTCTCTTGGAGATCCCAGTCTATTGACGATGTTCGGATTTCATATTCTGGCGGGCAATGCCAATACGGCTTTAAATAATCCCTTTTCAGTTGTTATCAGTGACAAAGCAGCCATAAAATATTTCGGTCATGTGGATGTACTCGGCAAATCGCTACAGATAAAAAATTTCAAGGGTGAAAAGCAGGATTTTGAAATTACAGCAATCATCAAATCCGATGTTCAAAATGCCATTATGGATCTCACAAAGAATATGCATGCCGACATATTTTTACCGATCACCAACGAGCAATTCTTTGGCCGATCGATAGACAATTGGAATAACCCTTATATTGCCGGTTACATCGAATTGAAACCAGGTGTAAGCTTGAATCGCGTAGATGCCGCCATTGAAACGTTGGTAAGAAAAAATACCGATAAGGAATTTTCCAGTGAATATAGCCCTGATCTAAAACCATTGAAAACTTATTATTTGGATGACAACCAAGGGGCCGTCCGTAAAATGATACAGACGCTGGTTTGGACTGCCACCTTCATCTTGATCATGGCCATCATCAATTTCGTCAATTTTAGTATCGCTCAGCACATTACGCGATTAAAGGAAATCGGTGTTCGAAAGATGATGGGCTCATCTCGCATGCAGCTTATTAGACAGCTGATGACCGAATATATTCTGATTGTGGCCATAGCAGCATTGATCAGTCTTCCAATTTATTTCATCACAAGTCCAATCTTCGAACATGTCTTGATGCGCAAGCTACCCTCGTTGGTGGAATTACCGATTTACTTTTTTGGTCTACTGGTTATAATGACGTTGTTCATTGGTCTATCAGCGGGGCTCTATCCAGCCATTAAACTTTCCAATGTCGCAATACTTCCGGCAGTCAAAAGCCAGTTTTCGACGCTGGAGGGCAAACAGCTGGTCCGAAAAATTCTTTTGTTTTTTCAATTTGGGGTAGCCTTGCTCCTACTTGTCTGCACCTTAATTATTTCCAAACAAGTGGATCTATTTCTCCATAGCAATCTAGGCTACAACAAAGACTACTTATTAACCGTTCAGGTACCTAGAGATTGGTCCGTAAATGGTGTTCGCAAAATGGAGACCGTACAACAGGAACTCAGCCAACAGCCAGAAGTAAAATCAATAAGCTTATCTTATGAAACTCCCGGATTGCTTGGGTCCAATATGCAGCCTGCCTTCGGGACGACAGATGACAGAGAAATCCAGGTACAACGGATTACAAGTGATAGTCATTTTTTGGAAACGTATGAGATACCACTAGTTGCTGGAACTTTTCTCCCTAAAAACTATGTTGCCAATGCGAATAACAATCCAGTTGTTATCAATAAAAAGGCCATGAATGATTTTGGTTTTAAAAATGCCGAGCAAGCTATTGGTCAGCAAATTGCTCTGGCTGATCCCAGTTACAAAATGACTATTGTGGGCGTTGCAGACAATTTTGTTGCCAATTCACTTCATCAGGCCTCTCCTCCTATCGTCTGGACAGATGTACAGGAAAGCTTACAATATCGATACTTTAGCATCCGTTTACAGCAAGGCTCCCTTTCCAATGCATTACAACAACTCGAAAAAAAGTGGAAAACGTTGTTGCCCGATGCTCCATTCGAATATCAATTTATGGATGAACGTATCAAAAATTTATATGAAACTGAGCTGCAGTTGCATCGCGCTTCCCAGATTGCTACGGTTGTTTCGCTGCTGATTGTTGTATTGGGACTTACCGGATTAATATCGCTTTCCATCCATCTGCGCAATAAAGAAGTCGGCATTCGTAAAGTACTTGGGGCTTCCCTAGCACATTTGATGTTGCTCTTTTCAAAAGAGTACTACGGAATCTTCCTATTTGCGGCATTAACGACAGTTCCATTGAGTTATCTATTGATGCAATACTGGCTGCAAAATTACATTATCAGAATAGAAATCAATGCGTTTACCTACTTGTTACCGTTGGGGACTTTGATTGGTTTGCTGAGTTTATTGGTGGGCATTATTGTATTTCGATCAACTCGGTTTAATCCCGTTGAAAAATTACGAGATGAATAA
- a CDS encoding ABC transporter permease, producing MIKNHLKTAWRTLMRNRIYSLSNLVGLTIALLVFMLISSLVVDELSYDRQWSNSKALYRMRIVPKETQKEFTNNNSGAPEGISATLKAHFPEVLGYTSINSFSPKLTINKRSGQFTEINTLEVDSGFFHLFDTKIIAGNPKQVISGAKNITLTASGVQKYFGGKDVLGSTFYNKPQEGEPEAYYVNAIIEDMPHNSSFQAEAFVLMPKVNEFNPEKSGSLQTQILLLKSTTDVQSFSDKINKWYNTQKLGDWMKEHNLFIEPITDIHLRSITGWENPMQDIYLLAGIGILILVLVSINYINLSFAHALKRTQQIGIRKVLGASRKNVILQMGLESNILFAGSFLIAFLSYVLISPAFEHYLEHPLTMSYQHSLFMFVGLLSMWIILGWLCSLPTALSLSKTRPSLELRKQLSFFKLPLNMAFTKVLVIVQFAIAIVVAICMVSMRAQLHYLYNKDLGYAPKNLLTINYTSWDGKDQAFKQELLKHSYISSVSLTSWTPFSGSVDFKTVKDPINPNEELPVVFVYADYDYIKTMGIKLLNGRPLSADYALDRPFTDSIQAGQQVFTNMLVSEQTAQRLSLKLNKSNEPLNNTPVGIFKEFNGASLKFPIGPFAIKAQNEWEGSCMLIRVEEGKKKEALALVNSTWNNFFPNRIAQINWQEDQVLHQYNKEKKQYQQLALFTGASMLIAILGIVAIAIYTLERRVKEIGIRKVLGASVNTITYMISKSFILLLLIAILIAFPIAWWFIHKWLENFYYHIDVPIALFVFTGLFMGLTTLTIIAIRIFQTARINPVDSLRDE from the coding sequence ATGATAAAGAACCATCTTAAAACCGCCTGGCGGACATTGATGCGCAATCGTATCTATTCGCTATCAAACCTCGTTGGTTTAACGATTGCCCTGCTGGTTTTTATGCTAATCAGTTCGCTTGTCGTTGATGAGCTTTCCTACGACAGACAATGGAGCAACTCCAAAGCGCTCTACAGAATGCGCATTGTGCCCAAAGAAACGCAGAAAGAATTCACAAACAATAATTCGGGAGCTCCTGAAGGTATCTCTGCAACATTAAAAGCTCATTTCCCAGAAGTACTTGGCTATACTTCAATCAATTCATTTTCACCAAAATTAACAATAAACAAGCGCTCAGGGCAATTTACCGAAATCAATACGCTGGAAGTCGACAGCGGCTTTTTCCATCTTTTTGATACAAAAATCATCGCAGGTAATCCGAAACAGGTTATTTCCGGAGCAAAAAATATCACATTGACAGCTTCTGGGGTACAAAAATACTTCGGTGGCAAAGACGTGCTCGGTAGCACATTCTACAATAAACCTCAAGAAGGGGAACCCGAAGCTTATTATGTTAATGCCATTATTGAGGATATGCCCCATAACTCTTCCTTCCAGGCAGAAGCCTTCGTGCTGATGCCTAAGGTGAATGAATTCAATCCCGAAAAAAGTGGTTCGTTACAAACACAAATTCTATTGCTCAAAAGTACAACTGATGTTCAAAGTTTTTCAGACAAGATAAACAAGTGGTATAATACGCAAAAACTAGGTGATTGGATGAAAGAGCACAATCTTTTTATTGAGCCCATCACAGATATACACTTGCGAAGTATTACAGGTTGGGAAAACCCGATGCAAGACATTTATCTGCTAGCAGGAATAGGGATCTTGATCCTTGTGTTGGTCAGTATCAATTACATCAACTTGAGCTTTGCCCATGCACTCAAACGCACACAGCAGATCGGTATACGCAAAGTACTGGGAGCAAGCCGAAAAAATGTGATCCTACAAATGGGCCTAGAGAGTAACATACTCTTTGCCGGCTCTTTTCTGATTGCATTTTTGAGTTACGTGCTTATCAGTCCTGCATTTGAACACTATTTAGAACATCCATTGACCATGAGCTACCAACATTCCCTATTCATGTTTGTTGGATTGCTATCCATGTGGATCATTCTGGGCTGGCTTTGTAGCCTACCTACGGCCTTGTCACTATCAAAAACACGGCCGTCCCTAGAACTTCGGAAACAGCTTTCTTTCTTCAAGCTCCCGCTAAATATGGCATTTACCAAAGTGCTGGTGATTGTACAGTTTGCCATTGCCATCGTCGTAGCGATTTGTATGGTGTCCATGCGGGCACAATTGCATTACCTGTACAACAAAGATCTTGGCTATGCCCCCAAAAATCTCTTGACCATCAATTATACCTCCTGGGACGGAAAAGATCAGGCCTTCAAACAAGAGCTATTAAAACATTCGTACATTTCTTCGGTCAGTCTCACAAGCTGGACGCCCTTTAGTGGCAGTGTAGATTTTAAAACAGTAAAAGACCCTATCAATCCGAACGAAGAACTCCCAGTTGTATTTGTCTATGCGGATTATGATTACATCAAAACAATGGGTATAAAGCTCCTGAATGGCCGGCCTTTAAGTGCGGACTATGCGCTGGATAGGCCATTTACGGATTCGATACAGGCCGGGCAACAGGTCTTTACCAATATGCTCGTTTCCGAACAGACCGCCCAACGGCTGTCTTTAAAACTTAATAAGAGCAATGAGCCTTTAAACAATACACCCGTAGGCATATTTAAAGAGTTCAACGGAGCAAGTCTAAAGTTTCCGATCGGTCCTTTTGCGATTAAAGCGCAAAATGAATGGGAAGGCAGCTGTATGCTTATCCGCGTAGAAGAAGGTAAGAAAAAGGAAGCTTTAGCACTGGTAAACAGCACTTGGAACAACTTTTTCCCTAACCGGATAGCGCAGATCAACTGGCAGGAAGATCAGGTACTTCATCAGTATAACAAAGAGAAAAAGCAGTACCAACAATTGGCACTTTTTACAGGAGCCAGTATGCTGATTGCTATCTTAGGGATCGTAGCCATTGCCATTTATACGTTAGAACGAAGAGTAAAAGAAATTGGTATCCGTAAAGTGCTCGGTGCTTCGGTAAATACGATCACCTATATGATTTCCAAATCATTTATTTTACTCCTGCTGATAGCGATTCTGATTGCTTTCCCCATAGCATGGTGGTTTATACACAAATGGCTGGAAAACTTTTACTACCATATCGATGTTCCGATTGCTCTCTTTGTTTTCACGGGATTGTTTATGGGTTTGACGACATTAACGATTATTGCTATCCGGATATTCCAGACAGCCCGCATCAATCCCGTAGATAGTTTGCGGGATGAATAA
- a CDS encoding ABC transporter permease, translating into MNSFKLALRSITVNRQYTWINILGLSIGFSLCLLVFALVIEENSYDKSWKNADHLFRIITIDSTAGLERQMSRTFVNLSTELKQVLPEIQNEARIESRKYYLKPHASSAQPIAIQVLESEINILDMLSIKVLEGNPKQLVHGKTNLLIGKEFKEKYFKNENVIGKVIQSADPYTDKPSDYIITGVMDNLPYNSTLRASAIALVPKIAMELSKDGSGYYTEQFVQLKPGTPRIDLEQKLNHWYKGYLSPNTKHVTSFRLQPIQDIYMEPLGSVDISGSQKTTNIFVGVAVLVFIISCINFINIYAVRTVKKLRALHIHKVLGASRAQMIRRMLLETILLFFISALCSLVLFRLGLSQLEHFIGYDLAYIKSIQLPLLLAFMTTAIALGLLIGFYPAWLISGIKSSDALKNKLSKIPDAEVFIKKMLITTQFSIAIIVIIGLITIKSQLSYMQAAPLGMEVKNVLNIDYFNKGTQNTNIKDRIGQLTGVESVSVAAWTPTIGSGDLAKTIVDKDDPGKNIQVSFIGGDVDLPKTLGIQLVKGRLLTPEDYTPIEMDLGEDEGINNALVTESTAKKLRIEKLGILYKDLQIIPVGIIKDFHSESFRFKIVPTVILAKDFNGSGNILIKVAEGKEQQIFRSVSQIIQNTYPDKHVSFHWIDELIAQQYEKENKQVQLFILFSALTLLISALGITGLIMQNLEQRTKEIGIRKVLGATVLDISRLFSKDYLILSTLAIFIASPIAGYFSKKWLEDYAYNVGVQWWFFILAALAIFLISIITVNFQTIRAALNNPVDSLRNE; encoded by the coding sequence ATGAATTCATTCAAACTTGCCCTTCGCAGCATCACTGTCAACCGACAATATACTTGGATCAATATCTTGGGCCTAAGTATTGGGTTCTCCTTGTGTCTTCTCGTATTTGCTCTTGTCATTGAAGAAAATTCGTACGACAAAAGCTGGAAAAATGCGGATCATCTCTTTCGGATTATCACTATAGATTCAACGGCTGGCCTTGAACGCCAAATGTCCAGAACATTCGTTAATTTAAGTACGGAACTCAAACAAGTACTTCCGGAGATTCAAAATGAGGCTCGGATAGAATCCAGAAAATATTATTTAAAACCGCATGCAAGCTCAGCACAGCCTATAGCCATACAGGTTTTGGAGTCGGAAATAAATATCTTGGATATGTTGAGCATCAAGGTTCTCGAAGGCAATCCCAAACAGCTGGTCCATGGAAAAACAAACTTGCTCATCGGCAAAGAATTCAAAGAAAAGTACTTTAAGAACGAAAATGTCATCGGCAAAGTCATCCAAAGTGCCGACCCCTATACCGATAAGCCATCCGATTATATCATCACGGGTGTTATGGATAATCTTCCTTATAATTCAACGCTCAGAGCTTCCGCCATTGCTTTAGTCCCCAAAATAGCAATGGAATTAAGCAAGGATGGCTCAGGCTACTACACCGAACAATTTGTACAACTAAAACCCGGGACACCAAGAATAGATCTCGAGCAGAAACTAAATCATTGGTATAAAGGATACCTCAGTCCTAACACAAAACATGTGACTTCCTTTCGCCTGCAGCCTATTCAGGATATCTATATGGAGCCATTAGGCAGTGTAGATATCAGCGGCAGCCAAAAAACAACAAACATATTTGTGGGTGTTGCCGTTTTGGTCTTTATTATTTCCTGCATCAATTTTATTAATATTTACGCTGTAAGAACAGTTAAAAAATTAAGAGCACTTCATATACATAAAGTATTGGGGGCCAGCCGAGCCCAGATGATCAGACGAATGCTGTTAGAAACAATCCTACTGTTTTTTATTTCTGCATTATGTAGTTTGGTACTTTTTAGACTTGGATTGTCCCAACTGGAACACTTTATAGGCTATGATCTCGCTTATATTAAATCCATACAGCTCCCTTTGCTATTGGCCTTTATGACGACAGCAATCGCCCTCGGCCTGCTAATTGGTTTTTATCCTGCATGGCTGATCTCTGGTATTAAGAGTTCAGATGCCTTAAAAAATAAGCTATCAAAAATTCCCGATGCGGAAGTCTTTATCAAAAAAATGCTCATCACTACACAGTTTAGCATTGCCATTATCGTCATCATTGGCCTTATAACAATCAAGTCTCAACTCAGTTATATGCAAGCAGCTCCCTTGGGAATGGAAGTCAAAAATGTGCTGAACATCGATTATTTTAACAAGGGTACACAAAATACAAATATAAAAGATCGAATTGGTCAACTTACCGGGGTTGAATCGGTCAGCGTCGCTGCCTGGACGCCGACAATCGGGTCAGGCGACCTTGCCAAGACAATCGTTGACAAGGACGATCCAGGGAAAAATATCCAAGTCAGTTTCATCGGTGGCGATGTCGATTTGCCCAAGACATTGGGAATCCAGTTGGTTAAAGGTCGATTATTGACCCCAGAAGATTATACGCCTATTGAAATGGATCTGGGAGAAGACGAAGGTATCAATAATGCCCTTGTGACGGAAAGTACGGCAAAAAAGCTTAGGATAGAAAAACTCGGTATCCTGTATAAAGACCTTCAAATTATCCCCGTCGGAATCATTAAAGATTTCCATAGTGAGTCTTTTCGTTTCAAGATCGTACCGACGGTGATTTTGGCTAAAGATTTTAATGGAAGTGGCAATATTCTGATAAAAGTGGCGGAAGGAAAAGAACAACAAATCTTTCGATCGGTATCTCAAATTATACAAAATACCTATCCTGATAAACACGTTTCCTTCCATTGGATAGATGAGTTGATTGCACAGCAATATGAAAAAGAGAACAAGCAAGTGCAATTATTTATCCTATTCAGTGCATTGACATTGTTGATCTCCGCCTTAGGAATTACAGGATTGATTATGCAAAATCTCGAACAGCGCACCAAAGAAATTGGCATACGCAAAGTACTAGGCGCAACAGTGCTCGACATATCACGTCTCTTTTCAAAAGATTATCTCATCTTATCCACCTTGGCTATTTTTATTGCCAGTCCAATAGCGGGGTATTTTTCAAAAAAATGGCTTGAAGATTATGCGTACAATGTGGGCGTACAATGGTGGTTCTTTATCCTTGCCGCGCTTGCCATCTTTTTGATCAGCATCATTACTGTCAATTTCCAAACAATACGTGCCGCACTAAACAATCCAGTAGATAGCTTACGAAACGAGTAA
- a CDS encoding ABC transporter permease, whose translation MAKNKLYSFIKIGGFAFGIAICMLIVLYIKHETSYNKFYPAMDRTYRLVVQLPIEGKIQRWVSLSAPVAPTLKAEIPAIEQTGRILPNPLFGAGSNQLSLNDNPQSFYDDGFVYIDQSILDMFPTPMVSGTLAHALDQPNTLVITKSKAEKYFKNDPIGQTIYLNNNRSKLYTITGVIEDIPKNSTLAGYSFFMSLAGEPFYPGEQNQWLSNNYTVYVKLKPQFNIEQTEKEILRNYKAHYLPEYKKSGRKLNPLFEQAKINLQNALDIHLKSSDIDDDKVSTLNRGDVRMVWTFAIVALFILLIACINFINLSTANAATRSKEIGIRKTIGSTRISLIGQFLLEAICYSVLSLLVGLLLSWFLLPIFNNLANKSLTIPWTSPYFFPSLLLAILIIGSLAGIYPALYLSRFKPIAALKNKTTGAKSSLFRNGLVVFQFATSIILIVSALVTNQQIRYILEKDLGFKKEQVIILRGIGTLGNQIPSLKNELKSITNVSSVSLGDFIPVPIDGAKRNGNPFWNEGRREIDMATQGQFWEIDQDYLETFGLQLNKGRNFDSNMATDSTAAIINQKLANDLGLKNPIGSKITNGDTWTVVGVVDDFIFESLKGKGYAGLCMVLRGYPSLLSIKVKPENLQETLSGINSVWNKFSPNQKINYSFLDESFASLYQDVERTKNIFSCFAIVAIFVAALGLFGLATYVTQQRTKEIGVRKVLGASTMRLLKLLSGDFIKLVFVALVIASPVAWWAMNQWLRDFNYKIDINWMYFFLAGMGAILIALGTISYQTWKAIRTNPVDSLRDE comes from the coding sequence ATGGCAAAAAATAAGCTCTATTCTTTTATAAAGATCGGAGGATTTGCTTTTGGTATCGCAATCTGTATGCTCATCGTACTGTATATCAAGCATGAGACCAGTTACAACAAGTTTTATCCAGCAATGGATCGCACCTATCGTCTCGTCGTTCAGCTCCCGATCGAAGGTAAAATTCAACGTTGGGTATCACTCTCGGCTCCCGTTGCCCCGACGCTGAAAGCCGAAATTCCCGCTATCGAGCAAACTGGCCGAATACTCCCTAACCCTTTATTTGGCGCCGGAAGTAACCAGCTCTCCCTGAATGATAATCCACAAAGCTTTTATGATGATGGCTTTGTCTATATTGATCAATCTATTCTTGACATGTTTCCGACACCCATGGTTTCAGGAACTCTTGCCCACGCATTGGATCAACCCAATACACTGGTCATTACAAAAAGTAAAGCAGAAAAATACTTTAAAAATGATCCTATCGGACAGACCATTTATCTGAACAATAACAGATCCAAGCTGTATACCATTACCGGCGTGATCGAAGATATACCCAAAAACTCCACTTTAGCAGGTTATAGCTTTTTCATGTCGCTCGCAGGCGAACCCTTTTATCCCGGCGAACAGAACCAATGGCTCAGCAATAATTATACGGTCTACGTTAAATTAAAGCCGCAATTCAATATCGAACAAACCGAAAAGGAGATTTTAAGAAATTATAAAGCGCACTATTTACCTGAATATAAAAAATCAGGACGTAAACTCAATCCTTTATTCGAACAGGCAAAAATCAACTTACAAAATGCACTTGACATCCATTTGAAATCTTCCGATATCGATGACGATAAAGTCAGTACATTGAATCGGGGAGATGTCCGCATGGTCTGGACTTTTGCCATCGTCGCATTGTTTATTCTTTTGATTGCCTGTATCAATTTTATTAACCTATCGACCGCCAATGCTGCTACAAGGTCCAAAGAAATTGGCATCCGAAAGACAATTGGTTCGACAAGGATATCATTGATCGGACAATTCCTGCTCGAGGCAATTTGTTATAGTGTATTGTCTTTGCTTGTTGGTCTATTGTTGAGTTGGTTTTTGTTGCCCATATTCAACAATCTCGCCAATAAGTCCCTCACCATCCCATGGACATCTCCTTACTTTTTCCCATCTTTATTATTGGCAATATTGATCATCGGCAGCCTGGCCGGAATCTATCCAGCTTTGTATTTATCTCGATTCAAACCGATTGCCGCATTGAAAAACAAAACCACCGGAGCAAAATCTTCATTATTCAGAAATGGCCTTGTCGTCTTTCAGTTTGCTACGTCTATCATCCTTATTGTAAGTGCCTTGGTGACCAATCAACAGATACGTTATATCCTTGAAAAAGATTTAGGTTTCAAAAAGGAACAGGTCATTATCCTACGTGGTATTGGTACATTGGGGAATCAGATCCCAAGCCTTAAAAATGAGTTGAAGTCCATTACAAATGTAAGTTCCGTTTCCTTAGGCGATTTTATTCCAGTTCCCATTGATGGTGCCAAAAGAAACGGCAACCCATTTTGGAATGAGGGCAGACGGGAGATCGATATGGCGACACAGGGACAGTTTTGGGAGATTGACCAGGATTACCTTGAGACCTTCGGATTGCAACTGAACAAAGGTAGAAATTTCGATTCCAACATGGCCACAGACAGCACGGCTGCCATCATCAACCAAAAATTGGCGAATGACCTGGGATTAAAAAATCCCATCGGATCAAAAATAACCAATGGCGATACCTGGACAGTCGTTGGTGTTGTGGACGATTTTATTTTTGAGTCGCTGAAAGGTAAAGGATACGCTGGCTTATGTATGGTATTACGGGGTTATCCCTCACTTTTATCCATTAAAGTTAAACCCGAAAACCTACAGGAGACCCTGAGCGGAATTAACAGTGTATGGAATAAATTTTCACCCAATCAAAAGATCAATTACAGTTTTTTGGATGAGAGCTTTGCTTCCCTTTATCAAGATGTTGAACGGACGAAAAATATATTCAGCTGTTTTGCAATCGTCGCCATTTTTGTGGCCGCCCTCGGTCTCTTTGGACTAGCCACCTATGTGACACAACAACGGACAAAAGAAATCGGTGTGCGGAAGGTGCTTGGCGCAAGTACGATGAGATTACTGAAACTGCTGTCTGGAGACTTTATAAAATTGGTGTTTGTTGCCTTGGTCATTGCCTCACCTGTTGCGTGGTGGGCAATGAACCAATGGCTCAGAGATTTCAACTATAAAATAGATATCAACTGGATGTACTTTTTCTTGGCCGGCATGGGCGCTATCCTCATCGCCTTAGGTACCATTAGTTATCAGACCTGGAAGGCTATCAGGACCAACCCCGTCGATAGTCTAAGAGATGAATAA
- a CDS encoding helix-turn-helix domain-containing protein codes for MTKLGEFLAKKSVNKSQIARKTGLSKARINELTMTETSKLRLDEMYLIALAIDTDPAKMMLELCEHLQLKEIKD; via the coding sequence ATGACAAAACTAGGCGAATTTCTAGCGAAGAAATCTGTGAATAAATCCCAGATTGCCCGCAAAACAGGATTGAGTAAAGCGAGAATTAATGAATTGACCATGACCGAGACCTCTAAATTACGTTTAGATGAAATGTATTTGATTGCTCTGGCCATTGATACAGATCCGGCCAAAATGATGCTTGAACTTTGCGAACATCTCCAACTGAAAGAGATTAAGGACTAG